From Elaeis guineensis isolate ETL-2024a chromosome 16, EG11, whole genome shotgun sequence, a single genomic window includes:
- the LOC105059734 gene encoding glycosyltransferase family 92 protein RCOM_0530710: MRRSLRTFLFPAAISVALLCSFYVHLFRDLIPFADDDGAPATAFSHDAAFNATLTHPLVHHHHLAVRELPRYHPRRLPPSPPESILFPDWETLLLLPLPLPSAFADHRNLSCLFHNRAVSPAGFVGTLPTSPARAAFRCPIPNSIRRLRPFYTPRLTDPTTDSESDGYDPPSEMLRWTRLAYEAVSTPTDVVVFAKGVNIRRDVNRPASDLRCLFSSSVAAAAAAPFAATPVTSSAQEVFRCPHPPAAITSTDEVLRVSLEIAAKGTQIPSLANYHRPRAPPRTTHDRSLICACTMVHNVAKFLAEWVVYHSAIGVERFFLYDNGSDDDLNSVVNRLGSDGFNVSTRFWPWPKTQEAGFSHCAAMNRDTCTWMAFIDVDEFIFSQSWAGSDAPNLTMLGSLVAVRPDVGQVSMRCFEFGPSGRRAHPREGVTQGYTCRRRTEERHKSMVRLDAVHDSLFNSVHHFGLKTGFNTRWTKGSGARVYHYKYQAWEEFKVKFRRRVSAYVVDWKESVNPSSKDRTPGLGFEPVEPKGWAHRFCEVNDTRLREVNRRWFGLEGPDGEYRMAWE, encoded by the coding sequence ATGCGACGGAGTTTGAGGACGTTTCTTTTTCCCGCCGCCATCTCCGTCGCTCTCCTCTGCTCCTTCTACGTCCACCTCTTCCGCGACCTCATCCCCTTCGCCGACGACGACGGCGCTCCGGCAACGGCCTTCTCCCACGACGCCGCCTTCAACGCCACGCTCACCCACCCCCTCgtccaccaccaccacctcgCCGTCCGCGAGCTCCCCCGCTACCATCCCCGCCGCCTCCCCCCTTCCCCGCCGGAGTCCATCCTCTTCCCCGACTGGGagaccctcctcctcctccccctccccctcccctccgCCTTCGCCGATCATCGCAACCTCTCCTGCCTCTTCCACAACCGCGCCGTCTCCCCTGCCGGCTTCGTCGGAACCCTCCCCACCTCCCCCGCCCGTGCCGCCTTCCGCTGCCCGATTCCCAACAGCATCCGCCGCCTCCGCCCCTTCTACACACCCCGCCTCACCGACCCCACCACCGACTCCGAATCCGACGGCTACGATCCCCCATCCGAGATGCTCCGGTGGACCCGCCTCGCCTACGAGGCCGTCTCCACCCCCACCGACGTCGTCGTCTTCGCCAAGGGCGTCAACATCCGCCGGGACGTCAACCGCCCCGCCTCTGACCTCCgctgcctcttctcctcctccgtcgccgccgccgccgccgccccctTCGCCGCCACCCCCGTTACCAGCTCCGCCCAGGAGGTGTTCCGCTGCCCCCACCCCCCGGCCGCGATCACAAGTACCGACGAGGTCCTCCGCGTCTCCCTCGAGATCGCGGCCAAGGGCACCCAAATCCCCTCTCTGGCCAATTACCACCGGCCACGTGCCCCCCCGCGCACAACCCATGACCGCTCGCTAATCTGCGCCTGCACCATGGTCCACAACGTCGCCAAATTCCTCGCCGAGTGGGTCGTCTATCACTCGGCGATCGGCGTCGAGCGCTTCTTCCTCTACGACAACGGCAGCGATGATGACCTGAACTCGGTGGTGAACCGGCTCGGCTCGGACGGGTTCAACGTCTCGACCCGCTTCTGGCCATGGCCCAAGACCCAGGAGGCCGGCTTCTCCCACTGCGCCGCCATGAACCGGGACACCTGCACCTGGATGGCCTTCATCGACGTGGACGAGTTCATCTTCTCCCAGTCCTGGGCCGGTTCGGATGCCCCAAACCTGACCATGTTGGGTTCGCTCGTGGCGGTCCGACCGGACGTGGGGCAGGTCTCAATGCGGTGCTTTGAGTTCGGGCCGTCAGGCCGGCGGGCGCACCCGAGAGAGGGCGTGACGCAGGGTTACACCTGTCGGCGGAGGACGGAGGAGCGGCACAAGTCGATGGTCCGACTCGACGCGGTGCACGACTCGCTGTTTAACTCGGTCCACCATTTCGGATTGAAAACCGGATTCAATACGAGGTGGACCAAAGGTTCGGGGGCCAGGGTGTACCACTATAAGTACCAGGCGTGGGAGGAGTTTAAAGTGAAGTTTAGAAGGAGAGTATCGGCTTACGTGGTGGACTGGAAGGAATCGGTGAACCCGAGTTCCAAGGACCGGACCCCCGGTCTGGGGTTCGAGCCGGTCGAACCGAAGGGGTGGGCCCATAGGTTCTGTGAGGTGAATGATACCCGGCTCAGGGAGGTGAATCGGAGGTGGTTCGGACTGGAGGGGCCGGACGGAGAGTATAGGATGGCGTGGGAGTAG